A genomic window from Pseudocitrobacter corydidari includes:
- a CDS encoding alpha/beta hydrolase family protein, producing MSFIHYGLLSVILFSLTACNDAKEVITIPDTGHQVTISDQSLREARKGFTTRIIQKSFTDSGNLVTPPQDVYVLTSYPTKIGKMAAYITPDPHDGKRHPAVIWIHGGYGGLSDGEDYWQPQPHDNDQSGSAFRKAGLVEMLPSFRGEDNNPGSYEMFYGELDDIDAAYDWLAKQPWVDPKRIYLAGHSTGGTRVLLASEYSDKFRAYFSIGGIPDLKARVEHWAMMVPVPFEKNDDEYRLRSPASFLTSIKKPTWYFEGGEYYWKAFDNIAAFVKKEKIPLTINRIPNGDHFTIVAPVTEMIAQKILQDNDAECNISFSKDDLARISSEFE from the coding sequence ATGTCTTTTATTCATTATGGCCTGCTCTCAGTCATACTATTTTCCCTAACCGCCTGTAATGATGCCAAAGAGGTGATTACGATACCAGATACTGGTCATCAGGTTACCATCAGCGATCAATCGTTACGCGAAGCGCGAAAAGGCTTTACCACCCGCATAATCCAGAAAAGTTTCACCGATTCGGGCAATCTGGTCACTCCACCTCAAGATGTCTATGTACTGACAAGCTACCCGACGAAGATCGGAAAGATGGCCGCCTACATTACACCCGATCCCCACGATGGCAAACGCCACCCGGCGGTGATCTGGATACATGGCGGCTACGGTGGGTTAAGCGATGGTGAAGATTATTGGCAGCCGCAGCCCCACGACAATGACCAAAGTGGCAGCGCGTTTCGCAAAGCCGGGTTGGTGGAAATGCTACCGAGCTTCCGTGGCGAAGATAATAACCCCGGCAGTTATGAAATGTTTTATGGCGAGCTGGACGATATCGATGCCGCTTACGACTGGTTAGCGAAGCAACCCTGGGTTGATCCTAAACGTATTTATCTGGCGGGGCACAGCACGGGGGGGACACGTGTCTTACTGGCCAGCGAATACAGTGACAAATTCCGCGCTTATTTCAGCATCGGCGGCATTCCCGATCTAAAAGCCCGTGTTGAACACTGGGCTATGATGGTCCCAGTACCTTTTGAAAAAAACGATGACGAATACCGGCTGCGCTCGCCAGCCTCCTTCCTCACATCCATAAAAAAACCGACATGGTACTTTGAAGGCGGTGAATATTACTGGAAGGCTTTCGATAATATTGCCGCTTTCGTTAAAAAAGAAAAAATCCCACTTACTATTAATAGGATACCCAATGGCGATCATTTCACCATAGTCGCCCCGGTAACCGAAATGATCGCTCAAAAAATCCTCCAGGATAACGACGCGGAGTGCAATATCTCATTTAGCAAGGACGATCTGGCGCGCATTTCCAGCGAGTTCGAGTAA
- a CDS encoding DUF2919 domain-containing protein: MNYPSDYDRNGLLKTPFLFWCILLLQARTWVLFVIAGASREQGGALLGLFYPDHDNFWLGLLPGVPAVLTFLLSGRRQHFPRCWRALRPLLIIAQCVLLVWQPWLWLQGEPLSGIGLSLVLIDLFALWWLMTNPRLRACFREITE; this comes from the coding sequence ATGAATTATCCTTCTGATTACGATCGTAATGGGCTCTTAAAAACCCCTTTTTTATTTTGGTGTATTTTGCTACTACAGGCCCGAACATGGGTATTGTTCGTGATTGCTGGCGCATCGCGCGAGCAGGGCGGCGCGCTGCTTGGGCTGTTTTATCCCGATCACGATAACTTCTGGCTCGGCCTGCTGCCCGGCGTACCTGCGGTGCTGACTTTCCTGTTGAGCGGCAGGCGGCAGCATTTTCCCCGCTGCTGGCGCGCGCTGCGTCCGCTGTTGATTATCGCCCAGTGCGTACTGCTGGTCTGGCAACCCTGGCTCTGGCTTCAGGGCGAACCGCTTTCCGGCATTGGCCTGAGCCTGGTGCTCATCGACCTGTTTGCACTCTGGTGGTTGATGACCAATCCCCGATTACGCGCCTGTTTCCGGGAAATTACAGAATAA
- a CDS encoding RpoE-regulated lipoprotein yields MKSLRLLVCALPLALTGCSTVSSVNWSAANPWNWFGSSTEVTEQGVGGITSTTALDEQAINDALGGDYRLRSGMKTDNGTIVRYFEALDGDKLALVVNGENGSVSRIDVLDSAIKTDSGVEIGSTFSDIYSKAYGHCQKATGDDSAGVECKAEGSKHISYLFTGEWSGPQDLMPSDDALKNWTLKKIVWRR; encoded by the coding sequence ATGAAATCGCTGCGTTTACTTGTATGTGCCCTGCCACTGGCCTTAACCGGCTGTTCCACGGTCTCTTCGGTGAACTGGTCTGCGGCAAATCCGTGGAACTGGTTTGGTTCTTCGACCGAAGTCACGGAGCAGGGCGTCGGCGGCATCACCAGCACCACCGCGCTGGATGAACAGGCGATTAACGACGCACTGGGCGGCGACTATCGCCTGCGCAGCGGGATGAAAACCGATAACGGTACCATCGTGCGTTACTTCGAAGCGCTTGATGGCGACAAGCTGGCATTGGTGGTGAACGGCGAAAACGGCAGTGTAAGCCGTATTGACGTTCTGGATAGCGCCATCAAAACCGACAGCGGTGTCGAAATTGGCTCGACCTTCAGCGATATCTACAGCAAAGCCTACGGGCACTGTCAGAAAGCCACCGGCGATGACAGCGCGGGCGTCGAATGTAAAGCCGAAGGCAGCAAGCACATTAGTTATCTCTTCACCGGCGAATGGAGCGGCCCGCAGGATTTAATGCCGTCCGATGATGCGCTGAAAAACTGGACGCTGAAGAAGATCGTCTGGCGTCGTTAA